Proteins from a genomic interval of Natator depressus isolate rNatDep1 chromosome 20, rNatDep2.hap1, whole genome shotgun sequence:
- the TNFSF9 gene encoding tumor necrosis factor ligand superfamily member 9, translated as MTALQRSQDPESLLQAGSRRACPCRSLDWCLLLGLGALGAALLTLALFSVWRVLPPPLETPERPLLSLSMGQEAGAQVLPTSDVIKDRVMGFYHAPGIDGVVFSSNFNYHDTSHKLEVKVGGLYFIYAQLAVKCIAKCSKKQTVELIIKQVSGGTDSRVLTISLHLSSNSEETMSKFSAVLRPLKKGDSLYVKMDTNKTDIENWQLDQTNKKDNFFGLFRLSSSADQ; from the exons ATGACGGCTCTACAGCGCAGCCAGGACCCCGAGAGCCTCCTCCAGGCCGGCTCCCGGCGCGCCTGCCCCTGCCGGAGCCTGGACTGGTGCCTGCTTCTGGGGCTGGGCGCCCTGGGCGCAGCGCTCCTGACGCTCGCCTTGTTCTCGGTCTGGAGGGTCCTGCCCCCGCCGCTGGAGACCCCGGAGCGTCCCCTCCTCTCGCTCAGCATGGGACAG GAGGCTGGTGCCCAGGTATTGCCCACAAGCG ATGTAATCAAGGACAGGGTAATGGGGTTCTATCATGCCCCGGGTATTGATGGAGTGGTTTTCAGCTCCAACTTCAACTACCACGACACCTCGCACAAGCTGGAAGTGAAGGTCGGAGGCCTCTATTTTATCTACGCCCAGCTTGCTGTCAAATGCATTGCCAAGTGCAGCAAGAAGCAAACAGTGGAACTGATCATCAAGCAGGTGTCCGGAGGCACCGACAGCCGTGTTCTGACCATCTCCCTGCACTTGTCCTCCAACTCGGAAGAGACCATGTCCAAGTTCTCGGCGGTTCTGCGACCTCTGAAAAAAGGGGACTCTCTCTATGTGAAGATGGACACTAATAAAACAGACATCGAGAACTGGCAGCTGGaccaaaccaacaaaaaagacAACTTCTTTGGCCTCTTTAGGCTATCTAGCTCTGCTGACCAATAG